The Klebsiella africana sequence GTATCGGGAATTGTTTGAAGAGGTCGGGTTAAGCCGTAAAGATGTGCGGATCCTGGCCTCAACCCGTAACTGGCTGCGTTACAAGTTGCCTAAACGTTTGGTGCGTTGGGACACAAAGCCGGTTTGTATCGGCCAGAAACAAAAGTGGTTTCTTTTGCAGTTGATCGGCAACGATGCGGACATCAATATGCAAACCAGCAGTACACCTGAATTTGATGGTTGGCGCTGGGTGAGTTACTGGTACCCGGTTCGCCAGGTGGTGTCGTTCAAGCGCGACGTCTACCGCCGGGTGATGAAAGAGTTCGCCAGCGTGACCATGTCGCTGGCGGAGAGTGCACCTAAGCCGCAAAGCGCGCCTGCTTATCGACGTAAAAGAGGTTAAGCCACGCACATTATGCTCACTCGGTTGCGAGAAATAGTCGAGAAGGTCGCGAGTGCGCCGCGTTTAAACGAGGCGCTGGATATTCTGGTGACGGATGTCTGCCAGGCGATGGAGACGGAAGTCTGCTCGGTTTACCTGGCTGACAATGACCGACGCTGCTATTACCTGATGGCCACCCGCGGGTTAAAAAAACCTCGCGGGCGCACCGTTGCGCTGGCGTTCGATGAAGGCCTGGTGGGGCTGGTCGGCCGCCTGGCAGAGCCCATCAACCTCGCTGATGCGCAAAAACACCCCAGCTTCAAATATATCCCTGCCGTCAAAGAGGACCGCTTCCGCGCCTTCCTTGGCGTGCCGATCATTCAGCGCCGCCAGCTGTTGGGCGTGCTGGTGGTCCAGCAGCGCGAGCTGCGTCAGTTTGATGAAAGCGAAGAGTCTTTCCTCGTCACCCTCGCCACCCAGATGGCGGCGATCCTCTCCCAGTCCCAGCTGAACGCCCTGTTCGGCCAGTATCGTCAGACGCGTATTCGCGCTCTGCCAGCCTCCTCCGGGGTGGCAATCGCCGAAGGCTGGATGGACGTCAGCCTGCCGTTGATGGAGCAGGTGTATGAAGCCTCGACGCTGGATACCGCCTCGGAACGCGAACGCCTGACCGGCGCGCTGGAAGAGGCGGCCAACGAGTTTCGTCGCTACAGCAAACGCTATGCTGCCGGAGCGCAAAAAGAGACGGCGGCGATATTCGATCTCTACTCGCACCTCCTCTCCGACGCCCGCCTGCGTCGCGAGCTGTTTGCCGAAGTCGATAAAGGCGCGGTGGCCGAGTGGGCGGTCAAAAAGATCATTGAGAAGTTCGCCGAACAGTTTGCCGCGCTCAGCGACGGCTATTTGAAAGAGCGAGCCGGCGATCTGCGTACCCTGGGTCAGCGTCTGCTGTTCCATCTCGATGACAGTATTCAGGGGCCCAACACCTGGCCGGCGCGCATTATCCTCGTGGCGGACGAGCTGTCGGCCACCACCCTCGCCGAGGTGCCGCAGGATCGCCTGGCCGGCGTGGTGGTGCGCGATGGCGCTGCCAACTCCCATGCCGCTATTATGGTGCGCGCCCTCGGGATCCCGACGGTGATGGGGGCCGATATCCAGCCCTCTCTGCTGCATGGCCATACGCTGATTGTCGATGGCTATCGCGGTGAGCTGCTGGTGGATCCTGAACCTGTCCTGTTGCAGGAGTATCAGCGCCTTATCAGCGAAGAGAACGAACTCAGCCGCCTGGCGGAGGACGATCTCCAGCGCGCGTCGGAGCTGAAAAGCGGTGAGCGGGTGAAAGTCATGCTCAACGCCGGCTTAAGCCCGGAGCACGAAGAGAAGCTCGGCAGCTTTGTTGACGGCATTGGCCTCTACCGCACCGAAATTCCCTTTATGCTGCAGAGCGGCTTCCCCTCAGAGGAGGAGCAGGTCGCCCAGTATCAGGGCATGCTGCAGATGTTTAACAGCAAACCGGTGACCCTGCGTACCCTGGACATCGGCGCCGATAAACAGCTGCCGTATATGCCGATCAGTGAAGAAAACCCATGCCTCGGCTGGCGCGGGATCCGCATCACCCTCGATCAGCCGGAGATCTTTTTGATCCAGGTGCGGGCGATGCTGCGCGCCAACGCCGCCACCGGCAACCTCAGCATTTTGCTGCCGATGGTGACCAGTCTGGAGGAGGTGGATGAGGCCCGTCGGCTGATCGATCGCGCCAGCCGGGAAGTGGAAGAGATGATCGGCTACGCCATCCCACGTCCACGTCTGGGGGTGATGCTGGAGGTCCCGTCGATGGTCTTTATGCTGCCGCAGCTGGCCAGCCGGATCGATTTTATCTCGGTAGGGACGAACGACCTGACCCAGTACCTGCTGGCCGTCGACCGCAACAATACCCGCGTCGCCAGCATGTATGACAGCCTGCATCCTGCGGTATTGCGGGCGCTGGCGATGATTGCCCATGACGCGGAGCGCTTTGGCATCGATCTGCGACTATGCGGCGAGATGGCGGGCGACCCGATGTGCGTGACGATCCTCATCGGTCTCGGTTACCGCCATCTGTCGATGAACGGCCGCTCGGTGGCGAGGGTGAAGTATCTGCTGCGCCGCATCGATATCGAAGAGGCGCAGGAGCTGTCGCGTCGCAGCCTCGATGCCCAGATGACCGCCGAGGTCCGCCATCAGGTGGCGGCCTTTATGGAGCGTCG is a genomic window containing:
- the ptsP gene encoding phosphoenolpyruvate--protein phosphotransferase, with protein sequence MLTRLREIVEKVASAPRLNEALDILVTDVCQAMETEVCSVYLADNDRRCYYLMATRGLKKPRGRTVALAFDEGLVGLVGRLAEPINLADAQKHPSFKYIPAVKEDRFRAFLGVPIIQRRQLLGVLVVQQRELRQFDESEESFLVTLATQMAAILSQSQLNALFGQYRQTRIRALPASSGVAIAEGWMDVSLPLMEQVYEASTLDTASERERLTGALEEAANEFRRYSKRYAAGAQKETAAIFDLYSHLLSDARLRRELFAEVDKGAVAEWAVKKIIEKFAEQFAALSDGYLKERAGDLRTLGQRLLFHLDDSIQGPNTWPARIILVADELSATTLAEVPQDRLAGVVVRDGAANSHAAIMVRALGIPTVMGADIQPSLLHGHTLIVDGYRGELLVDPEPVLLQEYQRLISEENELSRLAEDDLQRASELKSGERVKVMLNAGLSPEHEEKLGSFVDGIGLYRTEIPFMLQSGFPSEEEQVAQYQGMLQMFNSKPVTLRTLDIGADKQLPYMPISEENPCLGWRGIRITLDQPEIFLIQVRAMLRANAATGNLSILLPMVTSLEEVDEARRLIDRASREVEEMIGYAIPRPRLGVMLEVPSMVFMLPQLASRIDFISVGTNDLTQYLLAVDRNNTRVASMYDSLHPAVLRALAMIAHDAERFGIDLRLCGEMAGDPMCVTILIGLGYRHLSMNGRSVARVKYLLRRIDIEEAQELSRRSLDAQMTAEVRHQVAAFMERRGLGGLIRGGR
- the rppH gene encoding RNA pyrophosphohydrolase yields the protein MIDDDGYRPNVGIVICNRQGQVMWARRYGQHSWQFPQGGINPGESAEQAMYRELFEEVGLSRKDVRILASTRNWLRYKLPKRLVRWDTKPVCIGQKQKWFLLQLIGNDADINMQTSSTPEFDGWRWVSYWYPVRQVVSFKRDVYRRVMKEFASVTMSLAESAPKPQSAPAYRRKRG